Proteins from a genomic interval of Zonotrichia albicollis isolate bZonAlb1 chromosome 27, bZonAlb1.hap1, whole genome shotgun sequence:
- the CCDC15 gene encoding coiled-coil domain-containing protein 15 isoform X1, with the protein MAGGRGLRRGGARMGVARSPEGVTGTLGGVTEATSGRGLDVWGRDQDAIGAWPGRYRDSVRRGRDVAVRRKWRQDSKLRWRRKWRLGRARGGAGMVLPSKGPGQPLRCRWRALAERNQSVAAVGAWVESAPGQQSPAFASASRVEEQLKEQQQQKAASLRRFQGEVRQRVNRQARLRRRLELQKAYEAVERENSAAVQYSAPWKNTCLFQSLPAAIICAPSGCDPAQPEEEHGEPFQQQAAELSRAVQQVRRRLASRRILSHASHGAWRQQDPDPCPAPAVPMEESEELLLAGHHDLPAELLEQGTAACATGQDDDFYIKIEFKKVCGGTVKDSSPPGRPPSECQPPLKLWAGVEQEESRKQRQSEFLRCRRLCMALERERVRQRQRQQERQHRVAQIKRQKENERRAEEQRMRDVAEQREPSPGEGAWAALAQLQLEERRVRDRQQRDKEHVRYLEALRAQMKEKVKLCNIDLPPLCSCGSDFWDSHPDTCANNCVFYKNHKAYSQVLHSVISSCGPAATRSLQDLAALCARSGRRL; encoded by the exons ATGGCGGGGGGGCGGGGCTTGAGGCGAGGCGGGGCGAGGATGGGAGTGGCCAGGAGTCCTGAGGGCGTGACCGGTACTCTCGGGGGCGTGACCGAAGCCACATCGGGGCGTGGCCTGGACGTCTGGGGGCGTGACCAGGATGCGATCGGGGCGTGGCCAGGGCGTTACCGGGACTCTGTGAGGCGTGGCCGGGACGTGGCCGTGCGGCGGAAGTGGCGCCAGGATTCAAAGCTGCGCTGGCGGCGGAAGTGGCGGTTG GGCCGGGCCCGCGGCGGTGCCGGGATGGTGCTGCCCTCGAaggggccggggcagccccTGCGGTGCCGGTGGCGGGCGCTGGCCGAGAGGAACCAGAGCGTGGCCGCCGTGGGCGCCTGGGTGGAGAGCGCGCCCGGGCAGCAGAGCCCGGCCTTT GCCTCAGCATCCcgggtggaggagcagctgaaggagcagcagcagcagaaggcagcCAGCCTGAGGAGGTTCCAGGGCGAGGTGAGGCAGCGCGTGAACCGGCAGGCCAGGCTGCGCcgcaggctggagctgcagaaggCCTACGAAGCT GTGGAGAGGGAGaacagtgctgctgtgcagtACTCAGCCCCCTGGAAGAACACGTGCCTGTTCCAGAGCCTGCCTGCTGCCATCATCTGTGCACCCAGTGGCTGTGACCCAGCCCAGCCAGAGGAGGAGCACGGGGAGCCGTTCCAGCAGCAAGCTGCCGAG ctgagcagggcagtgCAGCAGGTGCGGCGCAGGCTGGCGTCCCGCAGGATCCTGTCCCACGCGTCCCACGGAGCCTGGAGGCAGCAG GATCCAGACCCTTGCCCAGCACCTGCAGTGCCCATGGAGGagagtgaggagctgctgctggcaggacacCACGATCtgcctgctgagctgctggagcagggcacagctgcatGTGCCACTGGGCAGGATGATGACTTCTACATCAAAATTGAGTTTAAAAAA GTCTGTGGTGGCACAGTGAAGGACTCGAGCCCTCCTGGGAGGCCACCCAGTGAATGCCAACCTCCCCTCAAGCTCTGGGCTGGTGTGGAGCAAGAGGAAAGCAGGAAGCAG CGGCAGAGCGAGTTCCTGCGGTGCCGGCGCCTCTGCATGGCCCTGGAGCGCGAGCGAGTGCGGCAGCGCCAGCGGCAGCAGGAGCGGCAGCACAGAGTGGCCCA GATTAAGAGGCAGAAGGAGAATGAGCGGcgggcagaggagcagaggaTGAGAGACGTGGCTGAGCAGAGAGAGCCCTCCCCAGGAGagggagcctgggcagccctggcccagctgcagctggaggagaggagagtgAGGGACAGACAGCAGCGGGATAAGGAGCACGTGAG GTATCTTGAAGCTCTGAGAGCCCAGATGAAGGAGAAAGTCAAACTCTGTAACATTGACTTGCCCCCACTGTGTTCCTGTGGGTCTGATTTTTGGGATTCCCACCCGGATACCTGTGCCAATAACTGCGTCTTCTACAAAAATCACAAAG CCTACAGCCAGGTGCTGCACTCGGTGATCTCCTCCTGTGGCCCTGCAGCCACGCGCTCTCTGCAGGACCtggctgctctctgtgcccGCTCGGGGAGGCGCCTGtga
- the CCDC15 gene encoding coiled-coil domain-containing protein 15 isoform X2, which produces MAGGRGLRRGGARMGVARSPEGVTGTLGGVTEATSGRGLDVWGRDQDAIGAWPGRYRDSVRRGRDVAVRRKWRQDSKLRWRRKWRLGRARGGAGMVLPSKGPGQPLRCRWRALAERNQSVAAVGAWVESAPGQQSPAFASASRVEEQLKEQQQQKAASLRRFQGEVRQRVNRQARLRRRLELQKAYEAVERENSAAVQYSAPWKNTCLFQSLPAAIICAPSGCDPAQPEEEHGEPFQQQAAEDPDPCPAPAVPMEESEELLLAGHHDLPAELLEQGTAACATGQDDDFYIKIEFKKVCGGTVKDSSPPGRPPSECQPPLKLWAGVEQEESRKQRQSEFLRCRRLCMALERERVRQRQRQQERQHRVAQIKRQKENERRAEEQRMRDVAEQREPSPGEGAWAALAQLQLEERRVRDRQQRDKEHVRYLEALRAQMKEKVKLCNIDLPPLCSCGSDFWDSHPDTCANNCVFYKNHKAYSQVLHSVISSCGPAATRSLQDLAALCARSGRRL; this is translated from the exons ATGGCGGGGGGGCGGGGCTTGAGGCGAGGCGGGGCGAGGATGGGAGTGGCCAGGAGTCCTGAGGGCGTGACCGGTACTCTCGGGGGCGTGACCGAAGCCACATCGGGGCGTGGCCTGGACGTCTGGGGGCGTGACCAGGATGCGATCGGGGCGTGGCCAGGGCGTTACCGGGACTCTGTGAGGCGTGGCCGGGACGTGGCCGTGCGGCGGAAGTGGCGCCAGGATTCAAAGCTGCGCTGGCGGCGGAAGTGGCGGTTG GGCCGGGCCCGCGGCGGTGCCGGGATGGTGCTGCCCTCGAaggggccggggcagccccTGCGGTGCCGGTGGCGGGCGCTGGCCGAGAGGAACCAGAGCGTGGCCGCCGTGGGCGCCTGGGTGGAGAGCGCGCCCGGGCAGCAGAGCCCGGCCTTT GCCTCAGCATCCcgggtggaggagcagctgaaggagcagcagcagcagaaggcagcCAGCCTGAGGAGGTTCCAGGGCGAGGTGAGGCAGCGCGTGAACCGGCAGGCCAGGCTGCGCcgcaggctggagctgcagaaggCCTACGAAGCT GTGGAGAGGGAGaacagtgctgctgtgcagtACTCAGCCCCCTGGAAGAACACGTGCCTGTTCCAGAGCCTGCCTGCTGCCATCATCTGTGCACCCAGTGGCTGTGACCCAGCCCAGCCAGAGGAGGAGCACGGGGAGCCGTTCCAGCAGCAAGCTGCCGAG GATCCAGACCCTTGCCCAGCACCTGCAGTGCCCATGGAGGagagtgaggagctgctgctggcaggacacCACGATCtgcctgctgagctgctggagcagggcacagctgcatGTGCCACTGGGCAGGATGATGACTTCTACATCAAAATTGAGTTTAAAAAA GTCTGTGGTGGCACAGTGAAGGACTCGAGCCCTCCTGGGAGGCCACCCAGTGAATGCCAACCTCCCCTCAAGCTCTGGGCTGGTGTGGAGCAAGAGGAAAGCAGGAAGCAG CGGCAGAGCGAGTTCCTGCGGTGCCGGCGCCTCTGCATGGCCCTGGAGCGCGAGCGAGTGCGGCAGCGCCAGCGGCAGCAGGAGCGGCAGCACAGAGTGGCCCA GATTAAGAGGCAGAAGGAGAATGAGCGGcgggcagaggagcagaggaTGAGAGACGTGGCTGAGCAGAGAGAGCCCTCCCCAGGAGagggagcctgggcagccctggcccagctgcagctggaggagaggagagtgAGGGACAGACAGCAGCGGGATAAGGAGCACGTGAG GTATCTTGAAGCTCTGAGAGCCCAGATGAAGGAGAAAGTCAAACTCTGTAACATTGACTTGCCCCCACTGTGTTCCTGTGGGTCTGATTTTTGGGATTCCCACCCGGATACCTGTGCCAATAACTGCGTCTTCTACAAAAATCACAAAG CCTACAGCCAGGTGCTGCACTCGGTGATCTCCTCCTGTGGCCCTGCAGCCACGCGCTCTCTGCAGGACCtggctgctctctgtgcccGCTCGGGGAGGCGCCTGtga
- the SLC37A2 gene encoding glucose-6-phosphate exchanger SLC37A2 isoform X1 — protein MRAALAPGIRLLRAVPRDSRYRGLTLVLTFLSYTSYHLSRKPISIVKSQLHLNCSALGPNPHNDSNSTTWCDWAPFDGDNYNELFGALDNAFLVAYAIGMFISGIFGERLPLRYYLSGGMVMSGLFTSLFGLGYFWDIHVLWYFIIVQVCNGLVQTTGWPAVVACVGNWFGKGKRGLIMGIWNSHTSVGNILGSLIAGAWVSSAWGLSFIVPGIIIAVMGVICFFFLVEYPEDVDCNPPQHHTAADEDPGGVTTSEKDPEAVISNEGPLSLSGQSSVDHSKSPKEPAEKPEAISFLGALRIPGVVEFSLCLLFAKLVSYTFLYWLPLYIVNVAHFGAKEAGDLSTLFDVGGILGGILAGLISDYTGGRATTCCVMLVVAAPMLFLYNHVGQNGIGVSVAMLIICGALVNGPYALITTAVSADLGTHESLKGNAKALSTVTAIIDGTGSVGAALGPLLAGLISPTGWNNVFYMLIAADVLACLLLARVVVKEARGWCGPMARQRGYVAAPPAWPLVPGCPGKVSVLLQKDVCYPLLSLLHLRAGIARPPAPCPAHGATEAFPPPAKAAPGGC, from the exons atGAGGGCAGCGCTCGCCCCCGGGATCCGCCTGCTCCGCGCCGTGCCCCGGGACAGCCG ctACCGGGGCCTGACTCTGGTGCTGACCTTCCTCTCCTACACCAGCTACCACCTCTCCCGAAAACCCATCAGCATCGTCAAG agccagctgcaCCTCAACTGCTCAGCCTTGGGCCCGAACCCCCACAATGACTCCAACAGCACCACGTGGTGTGACTGGGCCCCCTTTG ATGGGGACAACTACAACGAACTTTTTGGGGCGCTGGATAATGCCTTCCTGGTGGCCTACGCCATCGGGATGTTTATCAG CGGCATTTTTGGGGAGCGCCTCCCCCTGCGCTATTACCTGTCAGGGGGGATGGTGATGAGCGGGCTCTTCACCTCCCTCTTCGGCCTCGGCTACTTCTGGGACATCCACGTGCTCTGGTACTTCATCATCGTGCAG GTCTGCAATGGGCTGGTGCAGACCACAGGCTGGCCTGCTGTCGTGGCTTGCGTTGGAAACTGGTTTGGCAAAGGAAA GAGAGGTTTGATCATGGGCATCTGGAACTCGCACACCTCTGTTGGCAACATCTTGGGGTCGCTCATCGCCGGCGCCTGGGTCtcctctgcctggggcctgtcCTTCATTGTGCCTGGCATCATCATCGCTGTCATGGGCGTCatctgcttcttcttcctcGTGGAGT ATCCTGAGGATGTTGACTGCAATCCACCTCAGCATCAC ACGGCTGCTGATGAGGATCCTGGAGGAGTGACCACCAGTGAGAAGGATCCTGAAGCAGTGATCTCCAACGAGGGCCCACTCAGCCTCTCAGGCCAGAGCAGTGTGGATCACTCCAAGAGCCCCAAGGAACCTGCTGAGAAGCCCGAAGCCATCAGCTTCCTTGGGGCACTCCGGATACCT gGCGTGGTGGAGttctccctgtgcctgctctTTGCCAAGCTGGTGAGCTACACCTTCCTGTACTGGCTGCCCCTCTACATTGTCAACGTTG CTCATTTCGGTGCCAAGGAAGCCGGGGACCTGTCGACCCTCTTTGATGTCGGGGGTATTTTAG GGGGGATCTTGGCTGGCCTCATCTCTGACTACACTGGCGGCAGAGCCACCACGTGCTGCGTGATGCTGGTGGTGGCTGCTCCCATG CTGTTCCTGTATAACCATGTGGGTCAGAATGGCATTGGTGTATCAGTAG CGATGCTGATCATCTGTGGAGCTCTGGTCAATGGGCCCTACGCGCTCATCACGACAGCGGTGTCGGCAGATTTG GGCACCCACGAGTCTCTCAAAGGAAATGCCAAAGCCCTCTCGACCGTCACGGCCATCATCGACGGCACGGGATCTGTCG gtgctgccctggggccgctgctggcagggctgatCTCTCCCACGGGCTGGAATAACGTGTTTTACATGCTGATAGCAGCTGATGTCCTGGCGTGTCTG CTCCTGGCTCGCGTGGTGGTGAAGGAGGCCCGTGGCTGGTGTGGCCCCATGGCGAGGCAGAGAGGGTACGTAGCTGCCCCCCCGGCGTGGCCCCTGGTGCCAGGGTGCCCGGGCAAggtttcagtgctgctgcagaaggaTGTTTGTTACCCCTTGCTGTCGCTGCTGCATCTCCGCGCGGGCATCGCGAGGCCGCCGGCCCCGTGTCCCGCTCACGGTGCCACTGAGGCATTTCCACCTCCAGCCAAGGCAGCACCCGGGGGATGTTAG
- the CCDC15 gene encoding coiled-coil domain-containing protein 15 isoform X3, translated as MKGRARGGAGMVLPSKGPGQPLRCRWRALAERNQSVAAVGAWVESAPGQQSPAFASASRVEEQLKEQQQQKAASLRRFQGEVRQRVNRQARLRRRLELQKAYEAVERENSAAVQYSAPWKNTCLFQSLPAAIICAPSGCDPAQPEEEHGEPFQQQAAELSRAVQQVRRRLASRRILSHASHGAWRQQDPDPCPAPAVPMEESEELLLAGHHDLPAELLEQGTAACATGQDDDFYIKIEFKKVCGGTVKDSSPPGRPPSECQPPLKLWAGVEQEESRKQRQSEFLRCRRLCMALERERVRQRQRQQERQHRVAQIKRQKENERRAEEQRMRDVAEQREPSPGEGAWAALAQLQLEERRVRDRQQRDKEHVRYLEALRAQMKEKVKLCNIDLPPLCSCGSDFWDSHPDTCANNCVFYKNHKAYSQVLHSVISSCGPAATRSLQDLAALCARSGRRL; from the exons ATGAAG GGCCGGGCCCGCGGCGGTGCCGGGATGGTGCTGCCCTCGAaggggccggggcagccccTGCGGTGCCGGTGGCGGGCGCTGGCCGAGAGGAACCAGAGCGTGGCCGCCGTGGGCGCCTGGGTGGAGAGCGCGCCCGGGCAGCAGAGCCCGGCCTTT GCCTCAGCATCCcgggtggaggagcagctgaaggagcagcagcagcagaaggcagcCAGCCTGAGGAGGTTCCAGGGCGAGGTGAGGCAGCGCGTGAACCGGCAGGCCAGGCTGCGCcgcaggctggagctgcagaaggCCTACGAAGCT GTGGAGAGGGAGaacagtgctgctgtgcagtACTCAGCCCCCTGGAAGAACACGTGCCTGTTCCAGAGCCTGCCTGCTGCCATCATCTGTGCACCCAGTGGCTGTGACCCAGCCCAGCCAGAGGAGGAGCACGGGGAGCCGTTCCAGCAGCAAGCTGCCGAG ctgagcagggcagtgCAGCAGGTGCGGCGCAGGCTGGCGTCCCGCAGGATCCTGTCCCACGCGTCCCACGGAGCCTGGAGGCAGCAG GATCCAGACCCTTGCCCAGCACCTGCAGTGCCCATGGAGGagagtgaggagctgctgctggcaggacacCACGATCtgcctgctgagctgctggagcagggcacagctgcatGTGCCACTGGGCAGGATGATGACTTCTACATCAAAATTGAGTTTAAAAAA GTCTGTGGTGGCACAGTGAAGGACTCGAGCCCTCCTGGGAGGCCACCCAGTGAATGCCAACCTCCCCTCAAGCTCTGGGCTGGTGTGGAGCAAGAGGAAAGCAGGAAGCAG CGGCAGAGCGAGTTCCTGCGGTGCCGGCGCCTCTGCATGGCCCTGGAGCGCGAGCGAGTGCGGCAGCGCCAGCGGCAGCAGGAGCGGCAGCACAGAGTGGCCCA GATTAAGAGGCAGAAGGAGAATGAGCGGcgggcagaggagcagaggaTGAGAGACGTGGCTGAGCAGAGAGAGCCCTCCCCAGGAGagggagcctgggcagccctggcccagctgcagctggaggagaggagagtgAGGGACAGACAGCAGCGGGATAAGGAGCACGTGAG GTATCTTGAAGCTCTGAGAGCCCAGATGAAGGAGAAAGTCAAACTCTGTAACATTGACTTGCCCCCACTGTGTTCCTGTGGGTCTGATTTTTGGGATTCCCACCCGGATACCTGTGCCAATAACTGCGTCTTCTACAAAAATCACAAAG CCTACAGCCAGGTGCTGCACTCGGTGATCTCCTCCTGTGGCCCTGCAGCCACGCGCTCTCTGCAGGACCtggctgctctctgtgcccGCTCGGGGAGGCGCCTGtga
- the HEPACAM gene encoding hepatic and glial cell adhesion molecule — MWGAPAAPRGHPAPPGLLPLTWLLALHAGLLAGVNITSPTPLVRGTAGKAALLSVRYASASADKPVVKWQLKRDKPVTVVQSIGTEIIGNLRPDYRDRIRVLENGSLLISPLQLADEGAYEVEVSITDDTFTGEKTINLTVDIPVSKPQVLVASSTVLELSEFFTLNCSHENGTKPTYTWLKDGRPLSNDSRLLLSPDQKILTITRVLMADDDVYSCLVENPISHGRSVPVKLTVYRRSSLYIILSTGGIFLLVTLVTVCACWKPSKKEKRQAETQPTSDYAEQDEERLKHEAEGIPRSGEHERKNPVALYILKDKDSPEAEEDSLPEPRGTVEPGYSSSPVPAAGRSPGPVGRSTRRYHRSPARSPASTRTHRSPPGSPARSRGAPRLLRTAGVHVIREQEEANAVEISA; from the exons ATGTGGGGAGCGCCGGCTGCCCCGCGGGGCCACCCCGCTCCCCCCGGGCTGCTGCCGCTGACCTGGCTGCTGGCGCTGCACGCAG GTCTGCTGGCAGGGGTGAACATCACCAGCCCCACGCCGCTGGTGCGGGGCACGGCGGGCAAGGCGGCGCTGCTGTCGGTGCGCTACGCCAGCGCCAGCGCCGACAAGCCCGTGGTCAAGTGGCAGCTGAAGAGGGACAAACCCGTCACCGTGGTCCAGTCCATCGGCACCGAGATCATCGGCAACCTGCGGCCCGACTACCGCGACCGCATCCGCGTGCTGGAGAACGGCTCGCTGCTCATCAGCCCCCTGCAGCTGGCCGACGAGGGCGCCTACGAGGTGGAGGTGTCCATCACCGACGACACCTTCACCGGCGAGAAGACCATCAACCTCACCGTGGACA TTCCCGTCTCAAAGCCACAAGTGCTGGTGGCCTCCTCAACGGTGCTGGAGCTCAGTGAGTTCTTCACCCTCAACTGCTCGCACGAGAATGGCACCAAGCCCACCTACACCTGGCTGAAGGACGGGCGGCCGCTGAGCAACGACTCGCgcctgctcctctcccctgACCAGAAGATCCTCACCATCACCCGTGTCCTCATGGCTGACGATGATGTCTACAGCTGCCTGGTGGAGAACCCCATCAGCCATGGCCGCAGTGTCCCCGTGAAGCTCACTGTTTACC GCCGGAGCtctctctacatcatcttgtcCACGGGCGGCATCTTCCTTCTTGTCACCCTGGTGACAGTTTGTGCCTGCTGGAAACCCTCCAAGAA GGAGAAGCGACAAGCAGAGACACAACCAACCTCTGACTACGCCGAGCAGGACGAGGAGCGCCTGAAGCATGAGG CCGAGGGCATCCCACGGAGCGGCGAGCACGAGCGCAAGAACCCGGTGGCTTTGTACATCCTTAAAGACAAG GACTCTCCGGAGGCGGAGGAGGATTCGCTGCCCGAGCCCCGCGGCACGGTGGAGCCCGGCTACAGCAGCTCGCCCGTGCCCGCCGCCGGCCGCTCGCCGGGCCCCGTGGGGCGCTCCACCCGCCGCTACCATCGCTCGCCGGCTCGCTCGCCCGCCTCGACGCGGACGCACCGCTCCCCGCCGGGCTCCCCGGCGCGGTCCCGCGGCGCCCCGCGGCTGCTGCGGACTGCGGGCGTGCACGTTATCCGCGAGCAGGAGGAGGCCAACGCCGTGGAGATCAGTGCCTGA
- the SLC37A2 gene encoding glucose-6-phosphate exchanger SLC37A2 isoform X3 yields MRAALAPGIRLLRAVPRDSRYRGLTLVLTFLSYTSYHLSRKPISIVKSQLHLNCSALGPNPHNDSNSTTWCDWAPFDGDNYNELFGALDNAFLVAYAIGMFISGIFGERLPLRYYLSGGMVMSGLFTSLFGLGYFWDIHVLWYFIIVQVCNGLVQTTGWPAVVACVGNWFGKGKRGLIMGIWNSHTSVGNILGSLIAGAWVSSAWGLSFIVPGIIIAVMGVICFFFLVEYPEDVDCNPPQHHTAADEDPGGVTTSEKDPEAVISNEGPLSLSGQSSVDHSKSPKEPAEKPEAISFLGALRIPGVVEFSLCLLFAKLVSYTFLYWLPLYIVNVAHFGAKEAGDLSTLFDVGGILGGILAGLISDYTGGRATTCCVMLVVAAPMLFLYNHVGQNGIGVSVAMLIICGALVNGPYALITTAVSADLGTHESLKGNAKALSTVTAIIDGTGSVGAALGPLLAGLISPTGWNNVFYMLIAADVLACLLLARVVVKEARGWCGPMARQRGFKEF; encoded by the exons atGAGGGCAGCGCTCGCCCCCGGGATCCGCCTGCTCCGCGCCGTGCCCCGGGACAGCCG ctACCGGGGCCTGACTCTGGTGCTGACCTTCCTCTCCTACACCAGCTACCACCTCTCCCGAAAACCCATCAGCATCGTCAAG agccagctgcaCCTCAACTGCTCAGCCTTGGGCCCGAACCCCCACAATGACTCCAACAGCACCACGTGGTGTGACTGGGCCCCCTTTG ATGGGGACAACTACAACGAACTTTTTGGGGCGCTGGATAATGCCTTCCTGGTGGCCTACGCCATCGGGATGTTTATCAG CGGCATTTTTGGGGAGCGCCTCCCCCTGCGCTATTACCTGTCAGGGGGGATGGTGATGAGCGGGCTCTTCACCTCCCTCTTCGGCCTCGGCTACTTCTGGGACATCCACGTGCTCTGGTACTTCATCATCGTGCAG GTCTGCAATGGGCTGGTGCAGACCACAGGCTGGCCTGCTGTCGTGGCTTGCGTTGGAAACTGGTTTGGCAAAGGAAA GAGAGGTTTGATCATGGGCATCTGGAACTCGCACACCTCTGTTGGCAACATCTTGGGGTCGCTCATCGCCGGCGCCTGGGTCtcctctgcctggggcctgtcCTTCATTGTGCCTGGCATCATCATCGCTGTCATGGGCGTCatctgcttcttcttcctcGTGGAGT ATCCTGAGGATGTTGACTGCAATCCACCTCAGCATCAC ACGGCTGCTGATGAGGATCCTGGAGGAGTGACCACCAGTGAGAAGGATCCTGAAGCAGTGATCTCCAACGAGGGCCCACTCAGCCTCTCAGGCCAGAGCAGTGTGGATCACTCCAAGAGCCCCAAGGAACCTGCTGAGAAGCCCGAAGCCATCAGCTTCCTTGGGGCACTCCGGATACCT gGCGTGGTGGAGttctccctgtgcctgctctTTGCCAAGCTGGTGAGCTACACCTTCCTGTACTGGCTGCCCCTCTACATTGTCAACGTTG CTCATTTCGGTGCCAAGGAAGCCGGGGACCTGTCGACCCTCTTTGATGTCGGGGGTATTTTAG GGGGGATCTTGGCTGGCCTCATCTCTGACTACACTGGCGGCAGAGCCACCACGTGCTGCGTGATGCTGGTGGTGGCTGCTCCCATG CTGTTCCTGTATAACCATGTGGGTCAGAATGGCATTGGTGTATCAGTAG CGATGCTGATCATCTGTGGAGCTCTGGTCAATGGGCCCTACGCGCTCATCACGACAGCGGTGTCGGCAGATTTG GGCACCCACGAGTCTCTCAAAGGAAATGCCAAAGCCCTCTCGACCGTCACGGCCATCATCGACGGCACGGGATCTGTCG gtgctgccctggggccgctgctggcagggctgatCTCTCCCACGGGCTGGAATAACGTGTTTTACATGCTGATAGCAGCTGATGTCCTGGCGTGTCTG CTCCTGGCTCGCGTGGTGGTGAAGGAGGCCCGTGGCTGGTGTGGCCCCATGGCGAGGCAGAGAGG
- the CCDC15 gene encoding coiled-coil domain-containing protein 15 isoform X4 — translation MVLPSKGPGQPLRCRWRALAERNQSVAAVGAWVESAPGQQSPAFASASRVEEQLKEQQQQKAASLRRFQGEVRQRVNRQARLRRRLELQKAYEAVERENSAAVQYSAPWKNTCLFQSLPAAIICAPSGCDPAQPEEEHGEPFQQQAAELSRAVQQVRRRLASRRILSHASHGAWRQQDPDPCPAPAVPMEESEELLLAGHHDLPAELLEQGTAACATGQDDDFYIKIEFKKVCGGTVKDSSPPGRPPSECQPPLKLWAGVEQEESRKQRQSEFLRCRRLCMALERERVRQRQRQQERQHRVAQIKRQKENERRAEEQRMRDVAEQREPSPGEGAWAALAQLQLEERRVRDRQQRDKEHVRYLEALRAQMKEKVKLCNIDLPPLCSCGSDFWDSHPDTCANNCVFYKNHKAYSQVLHSVISSCGPAATRSLQDLAALCARSGRRL, via the exons ATGGTGCTGCCCTCGAaggggccggggcagccccTGCGGTGCCGGTGGCGGGCGCTGGCCGAGAGGAACCAGAGCGTGGCCGCCGTGGGCGCCTGGGTGGAGAGCGCGCCCGGGCAGCAGAGCCCGGCCTTT GCCTCAGCATCCcgggtggaggagcagctgaaggagcagcagcagcagaaggcagcCAGCCTGAGGAGGTTCCAGGGCGAGGTGAGGCAGCGCGTGAACCGGCAGGCCAGGCTGCGCcgcaggctggagctgcagaaggCCTACGAAGCT GTGGAGAGGGAGaacagtgctgctgtgcagtACTCAGCCCCCTGGAAGAACACGTGCCTGTTCCAGAGCCTGCCTGCTGCCATCATCTGTGCACCCAGTGGCTGTGACCCAGCCCAGCCAGAGGAGGAGCACGGGGAGCCGTTCCAGCAGCAAGCTGCCGAG ctgagcagggcagtgCAGCAGGTGCGGCGCAGGCTGGCGTCCCGCAGGATCCTGTCCCACGCGTCCCACGGAGCCTGGAGGCAGCAG GATCCAGACCCTTGCCCAGCACCTGCAGTGCCCATGGAGGagagtgaggagctgctgctggcaggacacCACGATCtgcctgctgagctgctggagcagggcacagctgcatGTGCCACTGGGCAGGATGATGACTTCTACATCAAAATTGAGTTTAAAAAA GTCTGTGGTGGCACAGTGAAGGACTCGAGCCCTCCTGGGAGGCCACCCAGTGAATGCCAACCTCCCCTCAAGCTCTGGGCTGGTGTGGAGCAAGAGGAAAGCAGGAAGCAG CGGCAGAGCGAGTTCCTGCGGTGCCGGCGCCTCTGCATGGCCCTGGAGCGCGAGCGAGTGCGGCAGCGCCAGCGGCAGCAGGAGCGGCAGCACAGAGTGGCCCA GATTAAGAGGCAGAAGGAGAATGAGCGGcgggcagaggagcagaggaTGAGAGACGTGGCTGAGCAGAGAGAGCCCTCCCCAGGAGagggagcctgggcagccctggcccagctgcagctggaggagaggagagtgAGGGACAGACAGCAGCGGGATAAGGAGCACGTGAG GTATCTTGAAGCTCTGAGAGCCCAGATGAAGGAGAAAGTCAAACTCTGTAACATTGACTTGCCCCCACTGTGTTCCTGTGGGTCTGATTTTTGGGATTCCCACCCGGATACCTGTGCCAATAACTGCGTCTTCTACAAAAATCACAAAG CCTACAGCCAGGTGCTGCACTCGGTGATCTCCTCCTGTGGCCCTGCAGCCACGCGCTCTCTGCAGGACCtggctgctctctgtgcccGCTCGGGGAGGCGCCTGtga